Below is a window of Pseudodesulfovibrio sp. 5S69 DNA.
CCCAGTCCTGGCGCTCGTACTGGGCGCGGGCCAGGTTGTACCACAGGTTCTCGTCGTCGTTCGACAGTTCCAGGGCGCGGCGGTAGTAGTCCACGGCCTGGCCGAAGAGCTTCTTCTTGCGCAGGGCGATGCCGTACTCGTTGAACAGGTGCTTGTGGTCGTCGGAAAAAGCGGTGTCCAGACCGAGGATGCGGTCAAAGACCTTCCTGGCCTTGTCCTCCTCGTCGCGGGCCAGGAGGCACAGGCCGATGCCGAAGTTGGCGCGCACGTTCTGCTCGTCCAGGTTCAGGGCGTTGGCGTACTCGTACTCGGCCGTGAAATTCTCGCCCCGCTTGCGGAACTTGTCCCCCCGAGCCACGGATTTCTGAACCATGCGCAGGTTGCCGACCACCTCCTTGAAGAGCTGGGGCATGGGCAGGTAATCGGCCAGCAACTCGTCCTTGGTGATCCTCTCCACCGGCCCGAAGGGCACGTGCTTGTTGTTCAGCCCCTGGAGCTCTATGTTGTCGCCCTCCACTTCCCTGGCGTAGTACAGGGCCGTCTGCTTGACCCGACGGGCCGTGGTGCCCGTGCCGATCTTGGCCATGCGTTCGATGGAAAAGACGCCCTCGATCAATCCTTGCTCGCTCATCATTGTCTCGCTGTGGTCCGCTCGTTTCGGTCCGATGCCTCGGAGGTTGCTGGAAAAGTCGACCGCATACTCCGGTTGACGATACACCGGATCGGGCCCGATAGGAAGCGTTCTAGCCTGTCGGCGGCTTTGCAGGCGGGGCCGAGCGCAGAACCAGGTAGCCCGCAACGCCCGCTATCAGGGACGCGCCGAGCACGGCGGTCTTGGCTCCGGCCAGCAGGCCCGGCGCGTGCCCGAAAGCCAGGGTGGCGATGAACAGGGACATGGTGAAACCGATGCCGCCGAGCAGCCCGGCCCCGACGAAATGCCGGAGCGTCACGCCGCGCGGGTAGCCTTCGGAGAAGCGGATGATGAACAGGACCATGAGCACGATGCCCACGGGCTTGCCAAGGACCAGTCCGAGGGCCGTGCCCAAGGCCGCCGGAGCCGCCTGGGCCGGGATGCCGCCGCTCAAGCTCACGCCCGCGTTGGCCAGGGCGAAGACCGGCATGACCACGAAGTCCACCAGGGGATGCAGGCCGTGTTCGAGGCGTTGCAGCGGGGTCTGGGCACGGGTGGTGATGTGCTGCATGGAGAGCAGGGCCGAGTGCATGTCCCGGTTGGTCAAAACCGACTCGTCCGGCCCGGCCGCCTTGCGATAGTCCTCAAGCAGGCGCCCCGCGTTGATCGAGTAGGCCGCGGCGTCGCACCGGGTGCGGGCCGGGATGGCGAAGGCCATGAGCACGCCCGCCACCGTGGAGTGGACCCCGGACTTGAGCACGAAGAACCACAGCAGGCAGCCCGCCAGGGCATAGAAGACCGGGGTGCGCACGCCCATGCGGTTGGCCGCGAAGGCCAAGGCCAGGCAGACCGCGCCCAGGCCGAGCATGGCAAACGAGATGTCCGCGGTATAGAACAGGGCGATGACCAGGATGGAGCCGATGTCGTCGACGATGGCCACGGCGGTCAGGAATATCTTGATCTGGTAGGGTACCCGGTCGCCGAGCAGGGCCAGGATGCCCAGGGCGAAGGCGATGTCCGTGGCCATGGGGATGCCCCAGCCCGCGAGGGACGGCTCGCCCCGGTTGACCAGGGCGAAGAGGGTCGCGGGCACGACCATGCCGCCGATGGCCGCGGCGATGGGCAGCACGGCCTGGCTGCGCGAGGAGAGCTCTCCCACCAGGAATTCGCGCTTGATCTCCAGACCGACCACGAAGAAGAACAGGGCCATGAGCCCGTCGTTGACCCACAGGATGACCGGCTTGGACAGGGCGGCCGCGCCGAAGCCCACAGTGAACTCGGTCCCCCACAGGGCGTCGTAGGAATCGGCCCACGGGGAGTTGGCCCAGGCGAGCGCGGCCAGGGCGCCGACGATGAGCAGGATGCCGCTGGTGGATTTGGATCGGAAGAACTCCTGGAACGGCATGAGCACCTGTTCGATGGGCTCCACCCCGCAGGCCATGAAATCGCGTATCGCCATGGTGTAACTCCGTTTTTTCGTCCGCGCGTCAACCGCGCCGCTGTCCCTCCAGGAGGTGGTCCACCTCGGACACGGTCAGCGGCTTGTAGAAGAAATAGCCCTGCACGAAGCGGCACCCTTCCCGCTCCAGGAAGCCGAGCTGGCCCGAGGTCTCCACGCCCTCGGCCACGATCTTGAGCCCCATGGACTCGCCCAGGGAGAAGACCGTGCGCACGATGGCCTGGCTGTCCGGGTCCTCGTCCACGGCAATGATGAAGGAGCGGTCCACCTTGACCACGTCGATGGGGAACCGTTGCAGGTAGGACAGAGAGGAATAGCCCGTGCCGAAGTCGTCGATGCAGATGCGGATGCCGAGATCCTTGAGCTGCTGGAGGATCTCCTCGGCCACCGAGGGGTTGTCCATGAGCGCGGACTCGGTGATCTCGATGTTCAGGGAGTCGGCGGACAGCCCCGAATCCTCCAGGGCGCGGGAAATCTGCCCGGCCAGCATGGACTGGCCGAAGTGCTTGCCCGAAATGTTGATGTTCACGGTCAGCTCGCTGCCCTTGGTCACCCCGGCCAGGGTCTGCCAGCGCCGCACCTGGGCGCAGGCCTCCTCCAGGACGAGGTTGTCGATGGCGTAGATCAGGCCGGTGTCCTCGGCCAGGGAGATAAAGTCTCCGGGGCCGATGATGCCGTGCTCCGGGTGACGCCAGCGGACCAGGGCCTCGAACCCGCAGACCTGCCGGGTGTCCAACTGGACGATGGGCTGGTAGACCACCTCGAACTCGCGCAGGTCCACGGCGCGCCGCAGGTCGGTCTCCAACTCCATGAGCTGGAGCGCCTGGTCGTGCATCTTGCGGTTGAAGACCTTGAAGCGCGACTTGCCGAGCTCCTTGGCCCGGTACATGGCCGTGTCCGCGTCGCGCAACAGGGCCTCGGGCCGGTCGTAGCCGTCGGTCTTGAGCACAATGCCCAGGGAAGCCGAGGTGAACACCTCGTTGCCGCCGATGGTGAACGGCTGGCGCACGCCCTCAAGGATGCGCCGGGCAATGGCGATGGCGTCCTTGGGCGCCGAAATCTCTTCCTGCAGGATGGCGAACTCGTCGCCGCCGAACCGGGCGATGGTGTCCACGGACCGGCCGCACTGCTCCAGCACGCGGGCCACCCCGCGCAGGAGCTCGTCCCCCGCGTCGTGGCCGAGCGAGTCGTTGACCACCTTGAAGCGGTCCAGGTCCATGTACAGGACCGCGAACATGTGCTTGCGCCGCCGGGAGCGCTCCATGGCCATGCGCAGGTGGTCCAGGAACAGGGCCCGGTTGGGCAGTCCGGTGAGCGGGTCGTGGAAGGCCTGGCGCTTGAGCTGGTCCTCGGCCTTCTTGCGCATGGTGATGTCCTCGATGGACCCCTCGAAGCAAACGATGTTGCCGTTCTCGTCCACGATCTTACGCGCGTTCTCCGCGACCCAGATGATCCGGCCGTCGCGCTTGCGCATCTTGGACACGAAATTCTTGACCTCGTTGCGCTCCTCGATGAGGCGCAGGAACTCCTTGCGCCGGTCCGGGTCCACGTACATCTGGGTGCCGATGTCGTAGACGGAGCTCATCAGGTCCTCGGGCGACTTGTAGCCGAGGATGCGCGCCAGCGCCGGGTTGGTGTCCTGAAACCGGCCCGAGTAGGAGGACTGGTAGATACCCTCCACCGCGTTTTCGAAGATGGTCCGGTACTTCTTCTCGGCCTTGCGCAGGGCGTCGCCGATGACCTTACGCTCGGCGATCTCGATCTTGAGCTGGGTGTTGGTGCGCATCAACTCGCTGGTGCGCTCCTCGACCTTCTGCTTGAGGGCGTCGCGGGCCTCCTGCAGCTCGCGGGTCTTCTTCCGGACCCGGTCCTCCAGGCTGCCGACCAGCTCGGAAATCTGGCCGGTCATGGCCTCCATGGCCTTGGCCAACTGGCCCACCTCGTCGGTGGAGTGGATCTCCGGCACCTTGCCGAAGTCCTTGACCGCCACCCGGCCCGCGTACTCGGTCAACTGGCGGAGCGGCTGGGAGATGTTGACCACGAACAGGAAGACGAGCAGCAGGCTGACCCCGAACAGGATGAGCATGACCACCTGCTGTTCGAGCACGGCCTCGTGGATGTTCCGGTCGATGACCGCGTAGTCCATGCCGATGTGCACGTCCCCGGCCAGGCCGGACAGGATGGGGCTCGACACGTGCAGGTAGCGCTTACCGTCCAGGACCACGTCACGCAGGATGTGTTCCTCGCGGGTCTCCACCTTGGGGGTTTCGGCCACCAGGCGCATGATCCGGTCGGGGATGAACGGCACGAAGGTGTGGGCCAGGACGTTGCCGTTCTCGTCGGCCACGAGCACGTAGGAGACCGCGTTGATGCCCAGGTACTGGTCGATGCGGCCCTGGAGCGCACCCGCGTCCTGGCTCAGGATGGTGGAGATGTCGGACTCGGCCACGGACCGGGCCAGGGCCAGGGCCTTGGACTCGTATTCGCGGGTCATCTCGCGCCGGAGCTTGTTGGAGAAGGTCATTGAGGTGACCACCGCGATCATGCCGAAAATCACGACCATGAACAGCAGCGGCTTGACGAACAGCTTGGGCGCTTTCATCGCCGCCACCTTTCCCAACTGTCGACGGGCCGGAACCGCCCGTCCCGCACGGTGGTCAGGTAGACCGCGTCGAGCCCCTGGTGCCGGTTCGGACCGAAATGCGCGTCCACCCCGATGCCCAGGTCGAAGTCATGGATGGACTCCATGACCTCGGGGATGCGTTCTCTGGACGGGGCGTCGCCCATGCGCCGGACCATCTCGCCCAGGAGCATGCCGTTCAGGAACCCCTCGAAGCTGACGAAGCTGTAGCGGCGCGGGGAATACTCCTCCCCGCCCGAGGGCATGATGCCCCCCTCGTAGTTGCCCATGATCTCGCGGTAGAGACGCACGCCGGGCAGTCCGGTCTCCTCGTAGCTCGGGACCACCTGGGACTGGATCAGGTCGGTGGTGTAGTCCCGGCCCGTGCGCTCGCTCTCGGCCTTGAGCAGGTCGAGCATCTTGTCGCTGTCCGTGAAGGACAGCCCGGCGATGGGCAGGTCGCACCCGGCGTTGCGGGCGTCGCGGATGAAGGCCGCCTGGGAAGCGTAGGTCCCGACCACGATGATGACGTCCGCACCCGCGTCCATGAGGTGCCGGGCCTCGACGGAAAAGTCCTGCCCGAAGGAGGCTCCCCGGTGGTAGGCGGCCTCGGACACGATGTGCAGCCCGTGCACGGCCAGGGCGCGGCGCACGCCGTCCCAGCCGGTGCGCCCGTAGGCGTCGGACTGGTAGAAGACCCCGATGCGTCCGCGGCCCACGGCCAGCAGATGATCCACCAGGACCCTGGTCTCGTCGAAATAGGAAGCCCGCAGGTTGAAGACGTACTTGCCGAAGGGCTCGCCGCGCAGGGGCTGTGCCCCGGTGAAGGGGAAGAGCATGTAGATGTGCCGGTCCGCGAATTTCTGGAGCAGGGGGAGGACGTGGGTGGCCGTGGGCGTGCCCACGTAGGCGGCCAGGGCGAAGACGTTGTCCCGGACGATGAAGTTGACCGTGTTCTGGAAGCTGGGACCGGGGTTGTACCCGTCGTTGGCCGGCTCGACCCGGATGGTCCAGCCGCCCTCTCCCACCCGCTCGTTGTAGTAGTCCAGGTAGGCCATGAGCCCGCGGTAATATTCGATGCCCAGTTCCCCGTTGGCGCCGGTGAAGGCGGCGGACATGCCGAAGACCAGCTCCCGCTCCCCCTGTGCCCTGGCCGGCGCCGGACCGAGCAACAGGGTAAAGAGCAGCGCGAGCAGCACGGCACCGGGCAATATTGTCCTCATTTTATCCACGGTTGAGTCATGCCATCCCTGAAAAAAAAGTGCAACCGCCGGGCGGAGTTCTCCGGCTTGTGCACAATGGTCGCGGGGCGGGCTGGAAGCGGGGAAATCCGGGGGAGCCGCGCCTAGAACACGTCGACGAATTCACAGCGCAGCCCGCCCTGGCCGTCCACGTGGACCAGGGCCAGGGAACCGCTTTCGCCCAGGGAGCCGGGATTGACCAACCGGACGCCGTCGACCACGGACCAATCGCGGGCATGGGTGTGGCCGTAGCAGACCAGGTCGTAGCCCGGTCCGAACGCCCGGGCCACCTGGACCGGCACCTGGGAGCGCGGCCCCCAGCCGTGGGTCACGCCCACGTTGAGCGGCCCGACCTGGGCGGTGAGCATGGGCTCCAGCCGCTCGGCCAGCTCCGGGTCCCAGTCGCAGTTGCCGCGCACGCAAAGGAAATTGTCGTGCCGCAGGAAATAGGCCCAGGCGGCCGCGGAGGTGATGTCTCCGCAGTGAATGAGCGCGTCGGACGGGCCGAGCCAGCGATCGTAGACGGCGTCGAGCCAGGAGGGCGGCGTACCCATATGGGTGTCCGAAATGACGGCGATCTGCATGGGGACGGAAAGGGGTGTGCCTATTCGGCGACCTTCTTGGCGCGGAAGCGGATGTAGGCGTCGCGGACCGCGGCGTACTTGTCCACCGCCCCGTCGGTCAGGGTCTCGTACTCGTTGCCTTCAAGCTGCAGGGAGAGCTCGTTCAGGTTCTTGTAGGCACGGATGCCCAGGAACTCAAGGAAGGTGAACCGGCCGTAGGTCAGTGGATCGCAGTAGGCGTCCGCCACCCAGCCCACGGTGCCCCGGATGGAGCTGGGGCCGATGAACGGCCAGACGAGATATATACCGGGGCCGAACCCGGCCTTGCCCAGGGTCTGGTCGAAACCGTCGGCCGTGGGCCGCTCGGGCTCCCAGTTCTTGGGCATGCCGCCGGTGACGTCGCCCAGGCCGAGCACGCCGAACGAGGTGTTGGCCACGAACTTGGAGGTCTCCATGTAGGCGGCGTCCCACTTGCCGGTCAACAGGTCGTTGAGGAACCGGACCGGGAAGAGCAGGTTGGTGAAAAAGTTGGAAACCCAGGTGCGGGGCCGGGGCGGGACCACCCAGGCATACCCTCGGGCCATGGGCCGGAACACGCCCCGATAGAGGGAGTCGTTGATCTGGAACCAGAACCGGTTCCAGCCGGACAAGGGGTCGCTGACCAGGGGCTGGTCGCTGTACTGGGCGTCGAACTCGTCGAAGTCATCGGCGGCGGCGGGAGCGGTGGAGGGGACGGCGGCCGGCTCGCCGCCGAACTGGGCCACGCGGACCGGTTCGGCCGGGGCTTCGGCAGCGAAACAGACCCCCGACGCCCCCAGCAGGAGCGCGGCGGTCAGCACCATGGTCAGCAGGCGAAAGCCCTCTTTTTCTCCGTTCATCACGATGCCGGTTCTTCCTCTTTGCCCTGGTCGATCTGTTCGATACGATCCTGGATCGTTTTCAGCAAATCCTCGCCGGTCCCCTTGTTCAGGACCTCGGCAAACTGGCTGCGATAATTCATCACCAGGCTCACGCCTTCGGCGACGACATCATAAATCATCCATTTTCCTTGAACGATTTTCAAACGGAATTCAACTACTATTTTTTTGTCTTTGTCAATGATTTCCGTCTGGACCTTTGCGTTGTTGCCGGAAATCTCCTCGTGCGTGTAGCTCACGTTCTGTCCGCCATAAGCGGGGATGCGCTTCAGATAGGAGCGCTCCAGGAGCTTGACAAAGGCGTCCGTGAGCCGTTTGTGCAGGTCCGGGGACATGTCCAGCCAGGGCCGGCCCACGGCGTATTTGGTGACCAGGTCGAAGTCGATGTACTGCTCGGCCACCTCGCGCAGACGGCTGATGGCCTCGTCATGCCGGGACGGGTCCTGCATGGCCGGATCGGACAGCATCTTGACGATCTGGTCCACGCCTTCGCGCACCCGGTCGGTGGGGGACTGCCCGGCCACGGCGGCGAAAGCGCCGACGGCCATGAGGCAGCTCAGAACAAGGGCCAATGTGATTCGTTTACAAAACATAAGATTCCTATCCCTGGTGAGCCGTCGGTCTCTATACAGAGCCGAAGGCGAACTTGCTGATCAGGTCCTCGAGATCGACGGCGGGCAGGGTGTTGAACAGGGTATCGCCCGGCTTGACCGGGTCGCCGACCCCGCCCGGCGCGATCTTCACGTACTTGTCGCCGATCAGGCCGTTGGTCTTGATTGCGGCGATGGCGTCGTCCGTAAGCTGCACTTCCTTGAGCAGCATCATGGTGACCGAGGCCACGCCTTTCTTCTGGTCCAGGCCGATATGGCTGACAAAGCCGATGTCCACACCGAACATCTGCACCGGGGCGTTGACCTTCAGCCCCGAGATATCGGTGAAATTCGCCTTGATCTCGTAATACTTGTCCGAAAAGAGCTGCACGTTGCCCAGCTTGACGCTCATGTAGACAACGGCCAGCAGCCCCATGATCACGAAGATTCCTACAGCGGTCTCTTTCTTTATTTTGAACATCGGTCGTCCTTCCGGATGGTGATTTTTTCGCCCAGGGCCTTGGTGCAGTCGATGCGCAGCATGGCCGGATCGATGGGCGGCATGGTCAGCCTCGGGGCGTCCCGCTCCTCGGCCTTACGGTCCAGGAACCGGCGCAGATACGGGTCCGTGGTCTTCTCCAACTCCTCGATGGTCCCCTGGTACAGGCAGCGGTGCTCGCCCAGGATGACCACGAAATCGGCCAGCCCGCGCATGCTCGCCAGGTCGTGGGTGACCACGACCATGGTCATGTCGAAGTGGCACATCATCTCCAGCAGGAGCTGGTCCAGCTCGGCCGAGAGCACCGGGTCCAGCCCGGAAGTCGGCTCGTCGCAGAAGAGCACCTGCGGGTCCATGACCAGGGCCCGCGCCAATCCGGCCCGCTTGCGCATACCGCCGGACAGCTCGTTGGGAAACAGCTCCAGGGCGTGGCCCAGGCCGACCAGTTCGAGCCGGTCCTGGACGATGCGCATGACCTCCGGCTCCTTGAGCCGGGTGTGCTCGCGCAGGGGCAGGGCCACGTTGTCCTTGAGCCTGAGCGACCCGAGGAGCGCGCCGTCCTGGAAGAGCACGCCCGTGCGCTGGCGCATGCAATGCGCCTGCCTGGCCGTCATCCCGCCCAGGTCGTGGCCGCCCATCAGGATGCGGCCGCCCATGGGCTGGTGCAGCCCCAGAATGTGCCGGAGCACGGTGGACTTGCCGCAACCCGAGCCGCCCACGATCATGGACAACTGGCCGCCGGGAAATTCGATGTTCAGATCCTTGACCACGGGCGTGGCGCCGTACCCCACGGTCAGGTCTTCCAGTCGTATGCTCGGTGCCGTGCTCACGCCTCTCTCCTACCACAACAACGACGTCAGTACGTAATCCGCCGCCAGGATGACGACGCAGGACTTGACCACCGCGCTGGTGGTGGACTGGCTGACGCCCTCGGGACCGGCATGTCCGGACCGAAGGTGGGTGTAATACCCCTCGAAACAGCAGATGGTGCAGACCAGCACACCGAAGACGATGGCCTTGACGAACCCGCCCTCGATGTCGTCCCAATCCAGCGAACCGGACACCCGCGACCAGTACACGCCCGCGTTGGCCCCGAGCAGCTTCACGCCCGTCAGCCAGCCGCCCCACAGGGCGATGAGGTTGAAGAACGCGGTCAACAGGGGGAAGCTGATCAGGCAGGCGGCCATCTTCGGGGCCACCATGTAACGCATGGGATTGACGTCCATGATGGTCAGGGCGTCGATCTGCTCGGAGATGCGCATGACCCCGATCTCGGCGGTCATGGCCGATCCGGCCCGGCCCGTGAGCATGATCGCGGTCAGCACCGGGGCCAGCTCGCGGACCATGGACAAGGCCACGCCCGTACCCAGAAACCCGTCCGCGCCGAACACGGACAGGGCGTAATAGAGCTGCATGCCCATGACCATGCCCGTGAACAGCCCGATCAGGGCGATCACCGACACCGACTGCACACCGATGAAATATATCTGGCGGACGATCTTGGGGAATTGCCCCAGACCCGCGAAGATAAGCCGCAGGGAATCAAGGAGGAAGAGGGTCAGGCTCCCGATTTCGTCTACGATCTCGCGACAGATCCCGCATGGGAACAGAGGCATGGCTGTTCCGCGTGTTTTCTCCGTCATATGATTGGCTCCCCGCCCTTGGACGGCGATCCGCGCCGTCCCGACGAACGCCCCCGCCGTCAACAAACGACGGGCCGCGCATCATCCAATTTGGAATCTTTACCGAATATAGACATAAACGGCAAGACCGTTAAAATAATTTACTATGGGAATCGGCAAGGTGCCCCCGGCCGAAGAAACTCAGTCCTCTTCGGACTTGCCGTTCTTGCGCGCCCACCAGTCCCGGTCGGGGCCGAGAAACCACCACTCCTTGTGGTCGGTCTTCATGACGGTCTCGGCCAGCTCCCGGCCCCACTGCGTACGCACGCGCTTGACCGCGTCCCCCAGCCACTGCCCGGCGTACTTGTTGCCGTGGTCCAGTTCTTCCTTCAGGTTCATGATGAAGTCCAGCTGGTCCGCGTCCTGGGCGAGCTTGGCCTCCAGGGTCTCGGTCTCCTCCAGCTCCTTCCAGTAGCCGAGAATCTCCTCGCCCAGGCCCGTGCCCTCGGTGGCGTGCTCGAGCACCTTCGTGCGCTCGGACTTGTTGTAGATGTGGGCCACGTAGTTGAAGTCCCCGGTGCGCGCCTCATGCAGGTCGTGGAACAGGCACATGTACGTGGTCCGGGCCACGTCCGCCCCGGCCATCAGGGCTAGTACATGGCCGATGACCGCCGTGCGGAACGAATGCTCGGCCACGTTCTCCGAACCGGTGCCCAGGAACTGATACCCGGTCCTCGGCGTCTTGCGCAACATGCCGCACTCGTTCAAAAAGTCCACTATGCGGGTCATCCTGCCGCGCGCTTTCATATCTGCCATGGGTGTGCCTCCGGCGGCCGGGGAAGGGAGAGGGAAACCCTTTGAAAGGGCTTTCCTCTCCTTCTCGGACTCCATCCCTCTCCCTTCCTGAACTTTCTGTGCCGCCTTCGGCGGAGCGGGATGCGGATGGGGGGTCGGTATATTTCTTAAATACTAGTTAACTGCGGTAGTCCGCGTTGATGGAAATGTATTCGCGGGTCAGGTCGCTGGCCAGGAGCATGGAGGAGCCCGGACCGTCGCCCACGTCGATGTGGATGACGATGTCCCGCTCCTTCATGATCGGGTTCAGCAGGTCGTCCATGTTGCCCGGTTCCGGGGTGCCGTTGCGGAAGACCAGCACGCCGCCGATCTTGAGGACCAGGTCCTCGGCCTTGAAGTCCGCGCCCGAGTAGCCCGCCGCGCAGATGATCCGGCCCCAGTTGGGGTCCGAGCCGAACAGCGCGGTCTTGACCAGGGGCGAGTTGCCCACGGCCCGGGCCACCTTCTCGGCGTCCGCGTCGCTCTTCGCGCCCGAGACCTCGATGAAGGCCACCTTGGTGCCGCCCTCGGCGTCCATGACGATCTTGTAGGCCAGCTCCTCCAGCACGGAGAGCAGGTGCTTGCGCAGCAGCACGTAGTCGTCCTCGGACTCGATGGCCACGCCCGACTCGCCGTTGGCCAGGGCCATGACGCAGTCGTTGGTGGACATGTCGCCGTCCACGGTGACCCGGTTGATGGTCAGGTTCACGCAGTCGGCCAGCATGGTCTGCCAGGCCTCGGCCGAGATATCCGCGTCGCAGGCCACGAAGCAGAGCATGGTGGCCATCTTCGGCGAGATCATGCCCGCGCCCTTGCACATGCCGAGCAGGCGGACCTCGCCGCCCTTGAGCTCAAAGGACGCCTCGGCCAGCTTGGGCATCGTGTCCGTGGTCATGATCGCGCGGGCCGTGTCCTCGGGGCCGGCGGTGGCCAGGCTCTCCCTGAGGGCGGGCATGACGTCGGCCCATTTTTGCATGTCGAACTGCGCGCCGATGACCCCGGTGGAGGCGGGCAGCAGCTCGTCGGCCGGGACGTCGAGCGCCCGGGCCGCCAGGTTCAGGGTCTCGCGACAGTTGGCGCGGCCCTGGTCGCCGGTGCAGGCGTTGGCCTGGCCCGAGTTGCCCAGGAAGCCGGACATCTTCCGGCCGTCCGCCAGCATCTCCATGCACTGCAGCACGGGCGCGGCCTTGAACTTGTTGGTCGTGAACACCCCGGCGGCCACGGCCGGAGTCCGGCTGACAATGGCCCCCAGGTCGAGTTTGCCGGCTTTTTTGAACGACGCCGCGGCCGCGGCGAAGCTGTATCCAACGGGTATCTTCATCGGGTTCTCCGGATGCTGTTTTCGAATCGACCACAGCCATAACGCAGAGTCGGCCCGCTGAAAAGAGGGAAGTGGTTGCCTCGCCCCGCGAGCGGGCGTATGCCTGTCGCCATGGACCCGCTCACCCTCGCGCTGATATTCCTCACGTTCTTCTTCGCCGCCTTCCTCAAGGGTACGGCCGGGCTCGGCTTCGCCACCACCTGCCTGGGCATCATGGCCGCCTACCTGGACATGCGCGTGGCCATCCCCCTGGTGATCATCCCGTCCCTGCTGTCCAACACCCTGGTCATGATCGACGCGGGCGGCTTCCTGCCCATCCTGCGCCGTTTCAAATTCATGTTCCTGGCGGCCCTGCCCGGCCTGGCGCTCGGCCTGTGGCTGCTGGGCGGCAGCTCCTCGGCCACGCCCCGCCTGGTCCTGGGCGCGGCCATGATCCTCTATGGC
It encodes the following:
- a CDS encoding ABC transporter ATP-binding protein produces the protein MSTAPSIRLEDLTVGYGATPVVKDLNIEFPGGQLSMIVGGSGCGKSTVLRHILGLHQPMGGRILMGGHDLGGMTARQAHCMRQRTGVLFQDGALLGSLRLKDNVALPLREHTRLKEPEVMRIVQDRLELVGLGHALELFPNELSGGMRKRAGLARALVMDPQVLFCDEPTSGLDPVLSAELDQLLLEMMCHFDMTMVVVTHDLASMRGLADFVVILGEHRCLYQGTIEELEKTTDPYLRRFLDRKAEERDAPRLTMPPIDPAMLRIDCTKALGEKITIRKDDRCSK
- a CDS encoding MlaE family ABC transporter permease, encoding MPLFPCGICREIVDEIGSLTLFLLDSLRLIFAGLGQFPKIVRQIYFIGVQSVSVIALIGLFTGMVMGMQLYYALSVFGADGFLGTGVALSMVRELAPVLTAIMLTGRAGSAMTAEIGVMRISEQIDALTIMDVNPMRYMVAPKMAACLISFPLLTAFFNLIALWGGWLTGVKLLGANAGVYWSRVSGSLDWDDIEGGFVKAIVFGVLVCTICCFEGYYTHLRSGHAGPEGVSQSTTSAVVKSCVVILAADYVLTSLLW
- a CDS encoding HD domain-containing protein; this translates as MADMKARGRMTRIVDFLNECGMLRKTPRTGYQFLGTGSENVAEHSFRTAVIGHVLALMAGADVARTTYMCLFHDLHEARTGDFNYVAHIYNKSERTKVLEHATEGTGLGEEILGYWKELEETETLEAKLAQDADQLDFIMNLKEELDHGNKYAGQWLGDAVKRVRTQWGRELAETVMKTDHKEWWFLGPDRDWWARKNGKSEED
- the argJ gene encoding bifunctional glutamate N-acetyltransferase/amino-acid acetyltransferase ArgJ, giving the protein MKIPVGYSFAAAAASFKKAGKLDLGAIVSRTPAVAAGVFTTNKFKAAPVLQCMEMLADGRKMSGFLGNSGQANACTGDQGRANCRETLNLAARALDVPADELLPASTGVIGAQFDMQKWADVMPALRESLATAGPEDTARAIMTTDTMPKLAEASFELKGGEVRLLGMCKGAGMISPKMATMLCFVACDADISAEAWQTMLADCVNLTINRVTVDGDMSTNDCVMALANGESGVAIESEDDYVLLRKHLLSVLEELAYKIVMDAEGGTKVAFIEVSGAKSDADAEKVARAVGNSPLVKTALFGSDPNWGRIICAAGYSGADFKAEDLVLKIGGVLVFRNGTPEPGNMDDLLNPIMKERDIVIHIDVGDGPGSSMLLASDLTREYISINADYRS